One segment of Porticoccus hydrocarbonoclasticus MCTG13d DNA contains the following:
- a CDS encoding PilN domain-containing protein: protein MAKINLLPWREALRAEKKKEFITLICVVLVAAVISAFGWDRMLSSQIQTQNDRNSLLKTEIARLEKQVTEIKELKKRRQDLLDRMEVIQELQGNRPEIVRIYDEFVRSVPDGVYFTKMTRKDDQISLEGYAESNNRVSTLMRQLDASYKFTEPNLTKVQANDVLGEDGSRFEMRVKIVNTPVAQESPGETAEGDT from the coding sequence ATGGCCAAGATCAATTTACTGCCTTGGCGCGAAGCACTCCGCGCGGAAAAGAAAAAAGAATTTATTACACTTATTTGTGTGGTTCTGGTTGCTGCAGTGATCAGTGCATTTGGCTGGGATCGCATGCTCTCCAGTCAGATACAGACCCAAAACGACAGAAACTCCCTGTTGAAGACAGAGATTGCCAGACTTGAAAAACAGGTCACTGAAATTAAAGAACTGAAAAAGCGTCGCCAGGACTTACTGGATCGCATGGAGGTAATTCAGGAGTTGCAGGGCAACCGGCCGGAAATAGTCAGAATTTACGATGAGTTCGTTCGATCAGTGCCTGACGGTGTTTATTTCACCAAGATGACCCGAAAGGATGATCAGATTTCACTGGAAGGGTATGCAGAGTCAAACAACCGAGTCTCTACTCTGATGCGTCAGCTTGATGCCTCCTACAAATTCACTGAGCCAAACCTTACCAAAGTGCAAGCCAATGATGTCCTCGGTGAGGACGGAAGCCGGTTTGAGATGAGAGTCAAAATTGTCAATACACCGGTTGCGCAAGAGTCTCCAGGTGAGACTGCCGAGGGAGATACCTGA
- a CDS encoding type IV pilus secretin PilQ, whose protein sequence is MKGYLKKSILVLAGCLAYLGLSSQVLAEVVLEDISFATLPGGRFEVRMDFSDTPPAPDGYTIDNPARIVLDLPSVASALDQKKYALSFENARSAVVLGTSDRTRVILNMLKMAPYETHIDGNSIVLLVGANDGVARSAPRKASIVGAVASEDRTSAPTYSIQGVDFRRGEEGEGLVVIDLSNPATSIDISQSGGDVKLRFFRTMLPESLDRRLDVVDFATPVKEVDASFDGSTSTVLIKAVGEYDYMAYQTDDQYIVSLKPLSEEELENQRSKFAYVGEKLSLNFQDIEVRSVLQLIADFTDLNLVASDTVSGSITLRLENVPWDQALDIVLKAKGLDKRQEGNVLMVAPAAEIAERERLQVEANKQLQELAPLRTEFIRVKYADAKALYELFDVRGGSSGGSSGSRTATDSILSERGSAIVDNRTNTIILTDTEDKILEFKRLIDQIDIPVKQVLIEARIVIANRDFRKEIGARMGLQGLRNPGNSQFGFSGSLEGFDGGVNPIDAFDGTPGIGSILVNDAGLGVDLGVEDPNGSFALELLTNNTFIDLELSALENEGKGEIVSQPKVLTGDKQQASIKTGTEIPYQNATSSGATSTQFKEAVLLLEVTPQITPDGRIVMDINVAQDSVGDLLPTGEPVIDITQVETKAIVGDGQTLVLGGLFQMQTVDNVEKVPFLGDVPYLGRLFRHDIEDIQKREILIFITPKILNEALLD, encoded by the coding sequence ATGAAAGGCTATCTGAAAAAGAGCATATTGGTATTGGCCGGGTGTTTGGCCTATTTGGGCCTGTCATCACAGGTGTTGGCTGAGGTGGTGCTCGAGGATATCAGCTTTGCAACTTTGCCTGGCGGCCGCTTCGAAGTCCGCATGGACTTCTCCGATACTCCCCCTGCACCGGACGGTTACACGATAGATAATCCGGCCAGGATAGTTCTGGATTTGCCCAGTGTAGCCAGTGCGCTGGATCAAAAAAAATATGCTCTATCATTCGAAAATGCCAGAAGTGCGGTCGTGTTGGGCACGTCAGACCGTACCCGTGTCATTCTGAATATGCTGAAAATGGCACCCTATGAAACCCACATAGATGGAAACAGCATTGTTTTGTTGGTGGGTGCAAACGACGGTGTTGCCAGAAGTGCGCCCAGGAAGGCCAGTATTGTCGGTGCTGTGGCTAGTGAAGATCGCACCAGTGCCCCCACTTATAGTATTCAGGGTGTTGATTTCCGCCGTGGCGAGGAAGGTGAAGGATTGGTGGTCATTGATCTGTCTAACCCTGCCACAAGTATTGATATTTCCCAGTCTGGTGGCGATGTCAAACTGCGTTTCTTTCGCACGATGCTGCCAGAGTCTCTTGATCGCCGGTTGGATGTGGTTGATTTCGCTACACCTGTAAAGGAAGTTGATGCCAGCTTTGATGGCTCTACCTCAACGGTGTTGATAAAAGCCGTTGGTGAATATGATTACATGGCTTACCAGACAGATGATCAATATATTGTTAGCCTGAAACCCCTGTCAGAAGAAGAGCTGGAAAACCAAAGATCCAAATTTGCCTATGTCGGCGAAAAACTGTCGCTGAATTTTCAGGACATTGAAGTCAGATCAGTATTGCAGTTGATTGCTGACTTTACCGATCTGAACCTGGTGGCCAGTGACACGGTGTCAGGCAGCATCACCCTCCGTCTGGAAAATGTTCCCTGGGATCAGGCCCTCGATATTGTGCTAAAGGCGAAAGGGTTGGACAAACGACAGGAAGGCAACGTATTGATGGTTGCCCCGGCGGCTGAAATTGCAGAGCGGGAACGGCTTCAGGTTGAGGCCAATAAGCAACTTCAGGAACTGGCACCGCTCAGGACTGAATTTATTCGTGTGAAGTATGCTGATGCGAAAGCGCTTTATGAGTTATTTGATGTTCGTGGAGGCAGTAGTGGCGGAAGTTCCGGAAGTCGTACAGCCACTGACAGTATTCTGTCCGAACGGGGTTCTGCGATTGTCGATAACCGCACCAACACGATTATTCTCACTGACACAGAAGATAAGATCCTTGAGTTCAAGCGGCTGATTGATCAAATTGATATTCCAGTCAAGCAGGTTCTGATCGAAGCCAGGATCGTCATTGCCAACCGTGATTTCAGAAAAGAGATCGGTGCGCGGATGGGCTTGCAGGGCCTGCGCAACCCAGGTAATTCACAGTTCGGTTTCTCGGGTTCATTGGAGGGTTTTGATGGCGGGGTGAACCCGATTGATGCTTTTGATGGCACACCGGGTATCGGTTCCATTCTGGTGAATGATGCCGGGTTGGGAGTGGATCTTGGCGTAGAAGACCCCAATGGCAGCTTTGCGCTGGAGCTTTTGACCAACAATACGTTCATTGACCTAGAGCTCAGCGCGCTGGAAAACGAGGGCAAGGGTGAAATTGTTTCGCAACCCAAGGTGTTGACTGGCGACAAGCAGCAGGCCTCGATCAAAACCGGTACTGAAATTCCCTATCAGAATGCCACATCAAGTGGTGCCACCTCCACCCAGTTCAAGGAAGCGGTGCTTTTGCTTGAAGTGACCCCGCAGATTACGCCGGATGGTCGTATCGTAATGGACATTAATGTGGCACAGGATTCTGTGGGTGACCTCCTGCCTACCGGAGAGCCAGTTATTGATATTACCCAGGTTGAGACAAAAGCCATTGTTGGCGATGGTCAGACCCTGGTGCTTGGCGGACTGTTCCAGATGCAGACTGTCGACAATGTGGAGAAAGTCCCGTTCCTGGGCGATGTTCCCTACCTGGGTCGCCTGTTCCGTCACGATATCGAGGATATTCAGAAGCGTGAAATCCTGATTTTTATCACTCCCAAAATACTGAATGAAGCTTTGCTTGATTAA
- a CDS encoding type IV pilus inner membrane component PilO, protein MALSDSLQQLKDFDFTDLDFDSIGVWPLPVRVLLLIVIFSLVLAGTYYFHVKDLGVELEQAKSQEVKLKSNFEQKAFQAANLEAYRIQMAEVEKLFNALLAQLPSDTEVPGLLEDITEIGHGASLNISSITLQPERSAEFYVELPIKIVAEGGYHDVGAFVSGVAGLPRIVTLHDYSLSAKGSGGLLALEIQAKTYRYKTQED, encoded by the coding sequence ATGGCGTTAAGTGATTCCTTACAGCAATTAAAGGATTTTGATTTCACAGACTTGGATTTTGACAGTATCGGCGTATGGCCGCTTCCTGTCAGAGTGCTGTTGTTGATCGTTATTTTTTCCCTGGTGTTGGCTGGTACCTATTACTTTCATGTCAAGGATCTTGGTGTAGAGCTGGAGCAAGCTAAATCTCAAGAGGTCAAGTTAAAGAGTAACTTTGAACAAAAGGCATTCCAGGCGGCAAATCTTGAGGCATACAGAATACAGATGGCCGAAGTGGAAAAGCTTTTTAACGCCTTGCTGGCGCAGCTGCCAAGTGATACTGAAGTGCCTGGATTGCTGGAGGACATTACAGAAATCGGTCACGGTGCAAGCCTGAATATTTCCAGTATTACACTTCAGCCCGAGCGGTCAGCGGAGTTTTACGTGGAGTTGCCAATAAAAATTGTTGCCGAGGGTGGTTATCATGATGTGGGTGCCTTTGTCAGTGGTGTGGCAGGCCTGCCACGGATAGTTACTCTGCATGACTACAGTTTGTCAGCTAAAGGGAGTGGAGGGCTTTTGGCGTTGGAAATCCAAGCCAAAACCTACCGCTACAAGACACAGGAAGACTAG
- the aroK gene encoding shikimate kinase AroK, producing the protein MTKPHNIFLVGPMGAGKTTIGRLLSKTLKLQFIDLDTEIEKRCGADIPWIFDVEGEVGFRKRESQLLNEITASTNILLATGGGAVLNEHNRALLQQRGYVVYLTASVDQLLERTAHDRNRPLLQVDDPAAVIDSLLHERDPLYREIADLVVATEQKKPQLVADEIARTIRQLNS; encoded by the coding sequence ATGACAAAACCCCACAACATCTTCCTTGTCGGTCCTATGGGGGCCGGCAAGACTACCATTGGCCGACTCCTTTCAAAGACGCTGAAACTTCAATTCATTGACCTTGATACCGAAATAGAGAAACGATGCGGTGCCGATATCCCCTGGATATTCGACGTCGAGGGTGAGGTCGGTTTTCGCAAACGTGAAAGCCAGTTGTTGAATGAAATTACAGCATCTACAAATATCCTTCTCGCCACGGGCGGCGGCGCTGTGCTCAATGAGCACAATAGAGCACTTTTGCAGCAAAGGGGGTATGTCGTTTATCTGACGGCCTCGGTGGATCAATTGCTGGAGAGGACAGCACACGATCGGAATCGGCCACTACTGCAGGTGGATGATCCCGCTGCTGTCATTGACTCCCTACTTCACGAACGCGATCCTCTTTATCGTGAAATAGCCGATTTGGTGGTTGCTACCGAGCAGAAAAAGCCCCAGCTGGTCGCTGATGAAATCGCAAGGACTATTCGCCAGCTAAACAGCTGA
- a CDS encoding pilus assembly protein PilP, translating into MTKLKGLTFLIAGCVLLSGCSGDKSYNDLQNYMQEIKARPVGEIEPLPTFRSHKTFRYGAIAMRSPFDAPLLAGSAESFAGKSTVEPPSENRKKEYLESFNFAALSMVGILSRKGQMWSLINDGSGGIHRVTVGNYLGKNYGRITAISNAKVDVIEIVPDGKGNWVERPRTLGLNEKD; encoded by the coding sequence ATGACCAAGTTGAAAGGTTTGACTTTCCTGATTGCCGGCTGTGTTCTGCTATCGGGTTGCTCTGGCGATAAAAGCTATAACGATTTGCAAAATTACATGCAGGAGATCAAGGCGCGTCCTGTCGGGGAAATTGAGCCTCTGCCTACTTTTCGTTCTCACAAAACTTTCCGATACGGAGCTATCGCCATGCGGAGCCCTTTCGATGCCCCGCTGCTCGCTGGTTCGGCGGAAAGTTTTGCCGGTAAGAGCACGGTAGAGCCGCCCAGTGAAAACCGGAAAAAAGAATACCTCGAAAGTTTCAACTTTGCTGCGTTATCCATGGTGGGGATTCTTTCCAGGAAAGGGCAAATGTGGTCGTTGATTAATGACGGGAGTGGTGGTATTCACCGAGTTACTGTCGGTAACTATTTGGGAAAAAATTACGGACGGATCACCGCCATATCGAATGCCAAGGTAGACGTAATTGAAATTGTTCCCGACGGGAAAGGAAACTGGGTAGAGCGTCCGCGCACCCTGGGTCTGAATGAGAAAGACTAA
- the aroB gene encoding 3-dehydroquinate synthase: MVDAANQLIVELGDRSYPIHIGEGLLQTSDVFVPYIQGEQVLIVTNETVAPLYLGSIEKSLSRYQVDTLVLPDGERYKTLQYLNKIYDRLLEKRHNRSTTLIALGGGVIGDMTGFAAATYQRGVNFIQVPTTLLAQVDSSVGGKTAVNHPQGKNMIGAFYQPECVIADTATLKTLPERELHAGLAEVVKYGLIADEDFFCWLETNVEQLMGKCPDSLAVAIMRSCENKARIVSQDERETGIRAILNLGHTFGHAIETAQSYTDWLHGEAIAAGMVMAAELSRLLGWLPSDDVLRARELLGRCQLPLWAPPTMSADRFLDLMAVDKKVMDGSLRLVLLKAIGQAIVTSEFDHQLLGELLKSRL, from the coding sequence ATTGTGGACGCTGCCAATCAGCTCATTGTCGAACTAGGTGATCGTAGTTATCCAATACATATTGGTGAGGGGCTACTCCAGACAAGCGACGTTTTTGTACCTTATATCCAGGGTGAGCAGGTATTGATCGTGACCAATGAAACGGTTGCGCCCCTTTATCTTGGCTCGATTGAAAAAAGTCTTTCCCGTTACCAGGTCGATACATTGGTTCTGCCTGATGGTGAGCGCTACAAAACGCTGCAGTATCTCAATAAAATTTATGATCGGCTGCTTGAAAAAAGGCATAACAGAAGTACTACACTGATTGCCCTCGGTGGCGGTGTTATTGGCGACATGACTGGTTTTGCTGCAGCTACTTACCAGCGTGGTGTGAATTTCATTCAGGTTCCCACCACGCTGCTCGCCCAGGTAGATTCTTCTGTGGGGGGGAAAACAGCCGTCAATCACCCGCAGGGAAAAAACATGATTGGCGCGTTTTACCAGCCTGAATGCGTGATTGCCGATACGGCTACCCTGAAGACCCTACCTGAAAGAGAGCTCCATGCCGGCCTCGCCGAAGTGGTCAAATATGGTTTGATCGCCGATGAGGATTTTTTCTGCTGGCTTGAAACCAATGTGGAGCAATTGATGGGTAAATGTCCCGACTCGCTGGCAGTTGCAATCATGCGTTCCTGTGAAAACAAGGCAAGGATCGTCAGCCAGGATGAGCGGGAGACGGGTATTCGGGCAATACTTAACCTTGGGCATACCTTCGGGCACGCCATAGAGACGGCGCAGTCGTATACAGACTGGCTCCATGGTGAGGCGATCGCCGCTGGAATGGTTATGGCGGCTGAACTCTCCAGGTTACTGGGGTGGTTGCCTTCCGATGATGTCCTCCGTGCCAGAGAACTGCTTGGTCGGTGTCAACTGCCGCTATGGGCTCCCCCTACGATGAGTGCCGATAGGTTTCTCGATTTGATGGCGGTGGATAAAAAAGTCATGGATGGGAGTCTTCGTCTGGTTTTGCTCAAAGCGATAGGTCAGGCTATAGTGACCTCCGAGTTTGATCACCAACTACTGGGAGAGTTGCTGAAAAGCAGGTTATGA
- the gltB gene encoding glutamate synthase large subunit, with translation MSTGLYRLDEFKDNCGFGLIAHTKGQASHRILETAIESLTCMTHRGGIAADGKTGDGCGLLIQKPDRFMRQLARELFSVELPEIYAIGAIMLSQDASCREKAKTVLSEALLGEGLSVVGWRHVPTDNACLGEIALETLPVFEQVFVTAGEMSEQQLNAALYMATRRAEKALVEDEAFYIASLSTNVISYKGLMMPVDLPKFYPDLANPELETAICVFHQRFSTNTMPRWPLAQPFRMLAHNGEINTITGNRNWSVARTPKFETALLPKLGEVSPLVNRTGSDSSSLDNMLEVLVAGGMDLHKAIRLLVPPAWNNTQDFGPNERAYFEYVSMHMEPWDGPAGLVITDGRYAVCTLDRNGLRPSRWVLTDDDVITVASEVGVYNYSPESVVAKGKLGPGDILSIDTLTGAIIDSEEVDRQLASGNPYQKWLRDGSVKVMSTMDQDSIEVEGALTREEIYKYMKMFLASREERDQVLRPMAEGGQEAVGSMGDDTPMAVLSSKNRTLYDYFRQQFAQVTNPPIDPLRESLVMSLQTHLGREHCLFTETEEHGHRVNLNSPVLSPRKYYALKNINIADYPVQKFGINYDPEQTDLEQAVKRLCLDVEAAVRSGIGCCILSDSDIVPGQLPMPMLMAVGAVHHHLIAVGERCNANIIASTASARDAHQIAALIGYGASAVYPYLSYHILCDLVQSGELLSDLDVAFKNYRKAINKGLLKILSKMGISTIASYRGSQLFEIVGLSSEVVDLCFTDTPSRIQGAGFEDLQQDQQRLAREAWSDRKPVNPGGLLKYVHGQEYHAFNPDVVQALHRSVQNNDYAAWHDYAALVNQRPIATLRDLLKLRDDIVPLPMAEIEPIEKIIKRFDSAGMSLGALSPEAHEALAEAMNTLGGRSNSGEGGEDSVRFGTNKVSKIKQVASGRFGVTPHYLSSAEVIQIKIAQGAKPGEGGQLPGGKVNELIARLRYSVPGVTLISPPPHHDIYSIEDLAQLIFDLKQVNPTALVSVKLVSRPGVGTIAAGVAKAYADLITISGYDGGTAASPLTSIRYAGSPWELGLSETHQMLRANDLRGKVRVQTDGGLKTGLDVVKAAILGAESFGFGTAPMIALGCKYLRICHLNNCATGVATQDKTLREQYYLGTVEMARNFFRFMAEETREWMSRLGVRSLEELVGRVDLLEVLPGVTEKQKKLDLSPIIYTDELLQSKPQTCQVSRNTPFDKGYLAERMVEDILPAIEAKSGGEYHYSVSNCDRSIGARLSGEIAKRHGNQGMADAPVKLNLHGVAGQSLGVWNAGGLDIYLRGDANDYVGKGMAGGKIVIAPPEASRFSSNQAPIIGNTCLYGATGGKLYAAGRAGERFAVRNSGCITVVEGAGHHCCEYMTGGVVVVLGNTGPNFGAGMTGGFAYVLDEERTFVDRYNMELVDIQRITSEATEAYRHNLESLIKEFVEETGSAWGQQVLENLESLLNKFWLVKPKAASLQSLLEHTRAAPQ, from the coding sequence ATGTCCACTGGCCTCTACCGGTTAGATGAGTTCAAAGATAACTGTGGCTTCGGTTTGATTGCCCATACCAAGGGGCAGGCGAGTCACCGTATTCTGGAAACAGCCATCGAGTCATTAACCTGCATGACCCACCGTGGTGGTATTGCCGCCGATGGCAAGACAGGTGATGGCTGTGGTTTGCTGATACAAAAGCCCGATCGTTTCATGCGGCAGCTTGCTCGTGAGCTCTTCTCTGTGGAGTTGCCAGAGATTTATGCGATTGGTGCGATCATGCTCAGTCAGGATGCCTCCTGTCGTGAAAAAGCCAAAACAGTGCTCTCTGAAGCATTGCTTGGCGAGGGATTATCGGTGGTCGGTTGGCGCCACGTGCCTACCGACAATGCCTGCCTCGGTGAAATCGCGCTGGAAACATTACCCGTCTTCGAGCAGGTCTTTGTTACCGCCGGCGAGATGAGTGAGCAGCAGCTCAATGCGGCGCTATATATGGCGACTCGGCGAGCAGAAAAAGCCCTGGTTGAGGACGAAGCGTTTTACATTGCGAGTCTTTCCACCAATGTCATCAGTTATAAAGGCTTGATGATGCCGGTGGATCTGCCAAAGTTTTATCCCGATCTGGCAAACCCCGAGCTCGAGACAGCCATTTGCGTCTTTCACCAGCGGTTTTCCACCAATACCATGCCCCGCTGGCCCCTGGCGCAACCCTTCAGAATGCTTGCCCATAATGGGGAAATCAATACCATTACCGGCAATAGAAACTGGTCCGTAGCGCGCACACCCAAATTTGAAACTGCCTTGCTGCCGAAACTGGGTGAGGTCAGTCCACTGGTCAATCGTACCGGTTCGGATTCCTCCAGTCTGGATAATATGCTCGAGGTGTTAGTTGCCGGTGGTATGGATCTGCATAAGGCCATCAGATTGCTGGTGCCGCCTGCCTGGAACAATACCCAAGATTTTGGCCCCAATGAAAGAGCTTACTTCGAATACGTTTCCATGCACATGGAGCCCTGGGATGGTCCTGCTGGTCTGGTGATCACCGATGGTCGTTATGCCGTCTGTACGCTCGACAGAAATGGCCTGCGTCCTTCCCGCTGGGTATTGACGGATGACGATGTCATAACTGTTGCCTCCGAAGTGGGTGTTTACAACTACAGTCCGGAGAGCGTTGTTGCCAAGGGTAAGCTTGGCCCGGGTGATATCCTCTCGATTGACACATTGACCGGCGCTATTATCGATTCAGAAGAGGTGGATCGCCAGCTGGCCTCCGGTAATCCTTACCAAAAGTGGTTGAGGGATGGCAGTGTCAAAGTCATGTCGACGATGGATCAGGATTCCATCGAAGTGGAAGGCGCGCTGACCCGCGAAGAAATTTATAAATACATGAAAATGTTTCTCGCCTCTCGCGAGGAGCGTGATCAGGTACTCAGACCGATGGCGGAAGGTGGCCAGGAAGCAGTAGGCTCGATGGGGGACGATACGCCGATGGCGGTGTTGTCCAGTAAAAACCGCACGCTTTACGATTACTTTCGCCAACAGTTCGCCCAGGTAACCAATCCGCCGATCGATCCTCTGCGCGAATCGCTGGTGATGTCTTTGCAGACCCATCTCGGCCGTGAACACTGCCTGTTTACGGAAACCGAGGAGCATGGCCACCGGGTAAACCTTAACAGTCCCGTGCTGTCGCCACGCAAATATTACGCGCTGAAGAATATCAATATCGCGGACTACCCGGTTCAAAAATTTGGAATTAATTACGATCCTGAACAAACCGACTTGGAGCAGGCGGTCAAACGCTTGTGTCTTGATGTTGAGGCGGCGGTTCGCTCGGGTATTGGTTGTTGTATTTTGTCTGACTCCGACATTGTGCCAGGACAGTTGCCCATGCCCATGTTGATGGCGGTGGGTGCGGTCCACCATCACCTGATTGCTGTGGGGGAACGCTGCAATGCCAATATCATCGCCAGCACGGCCTCGGCGCGGGATGCGCATCAGATTGCTGCGCTGATCGGGTATGGCGCTTCGGCGGTCTACCCCTACCTGAGTTATCACATCCTATGTGATCTGGTGCAATCCGGTGAATTGCTCAGTGACCTCGATGTTGCCTTTAAGAACTATCGCAAGGCGATTAATAAGGGGTTGTTGAAAATACTCTCCAAAATGGGTATTTCCACGATCGCATCCTACCGGGGCTCCCAGTTGTTTGAGATCGTGGGGCTGTCATCTGAAGTGGTCGACCTCTGCTTCACCGATACACCGAGTCGTATTCAGGGTGCTGGGTTCGAAGATCTGCAGCAAGATCAGCAGCGACTTGCGCGGGAAGCCTGGAGTGATCGGAAGCCCGTTAACCCGGGTGGTCTCCTGAAATATGTGCACGGCCAGGAATATCATGCGTTTAATCCCGATGTGGTCCAGGCGTTGCATCGCTCTGTGCAAAATAACGATTATGCGGCCTGGCACGATTATGCCGCGTTGGTTAATCAGCGCCCGATAGCAACACTGCGGGATTTGCTGAAGTTGCGTGACGACATCGTGCCTTTGCCCATGGCAGAAATTGAGCCGATCGAAAAAATCATCAAACGTTTTGATTCGGCGGGTATGTCGTTGGGCGCATTATCACCGGAGGCGCATGAAGCCCTTGCCGAGGCCATGAATACCCTGGGCGGACGCTCCAATTCCGGCGAAGGTGGTGAAGACTCGGTACGCTTTGGTACGAACAAGGTTTCGAAAATCAAACAGGTTGCCTCCGGTCGATTTGGTGTGACACCGCATTATCTATCCAGTGCAGAAGTCATCCAGATTAAGATTGCCCAGGGCGCCAAGCCGGGGGAAGGTGGCCAATTGCCGGGTGGTAAAGTCAACGAATTGATTGCCCGGCTTCGCTATTCGGTCCCCGGTGTGACACTGATTTCGCCACCCCCTCATCATGATATCTATTCTATTGAGGATCTGGCCCAGCTGATTTTTGATCTGAAGCAGGTTAACCCGACCGCTCTGGTATCCGTGAAACTGGTATCAAGGCCGGGGGTGGGAACGATTGCTGCAGGTGTGGCGAAAGCCTACGCAGACCTGATTACCATATCGGGGTACGACGGTGGCACTGCGGCCAGCCCCTTGACCTCCATTCGTTACGCGGGCTCCCCATGGGAACTCGGGTTGTCGGAAACCCATCAGATGTTGCGAGCCAACGATCTGAGAGGGAAAGTGCGCGTACAAACAGATGGCGGCTTGAAAACCGGGCTGGATGTTGTCAAGGCGGCTATCCTGGGTGCCGAGAGCTTTGGTTTTGGCACAGCCCCGATGATCGCCCTAGGCTGCAAGTATCTGCGTATTTGCCATCTCAATAATTGTGCAACGGGCGTTGCTACCCAGGACAAGACACTCCGGGAACAGTATTACCTAGGTACCGTGGAAATGGCGCGTAATTTCTTCCGTTTCATGGCAGAAGAAACCCGCGAGTGGATGTCGCGCCTCGGGGTCAGGAGTCTTGAAGAACTCGTGGGGCGGGTGGATTTGCTGGAAGTATTACCCGGCGTGACGGAAAAACAGAAAAAGCTCGACCTATCGCCGATTATCTACACTGATGAGCTGTTACAAAGCAAACCGCAGACCTGCCAGGTTTCAAGAAACACGCCATTTGACAAGGGGTATCTGGCAGAGCGTATGGTTGAGGATATACTCCCAGCAATTGAGGCAAAGTCAGGCGGAGAGTACCACTACTCCGTCAGTAATTGTGATCGTTCTATTGGTGCGCGCTTGTCTGGTGAGATCGCCAAGCGCCATGGTAATCAGGGGATGGCCGACGCGCCGGTGAAATTGAATCTTCACGGCGTCGCAGGTCAATCACTGGGTGTCTGGAACGCGGGTGGACTGGATATTTATTTGCGGGGGGATGCCAACGATTACGTCGGTAAGGGAATGGCTGGCGGTAAAATTGTCATTGCGCCGCCCGAAGCCAGTAGGTTTTCTTCAAATCAGGCACCGATTATTGGCAATACCTGCCTGTATGGTGCCACTGGTGGAAAACTATACGCCGCCGGCCGTGCAGGTGAGCGTTTTGCGGTGCGCAACTCGGGTTGTATCACGGTGGTTGAGGGTGCTGGACACCATTGCTGTGAGTATATGACGGGAGGCGTAGTGGTGGTGCTAGGCAATACTGGTCCGAATTTCGGTGCAGGCATGACCGGTGGCTTTGCCTATGTGCTGGATGAGGAGAGAACTTTTGTCGATCGCTATAATATGGAGCTGGTCGATATTCAGCGTATCACCAGCGAGGCAACCGAGGCCTATCGCCACAATCTGGAAAGTCTGATCAAGGAATTTGTGGAAGAAACTGGTAGTGCCTGGGGGCAACAGGTCCTCGAAAACCTGGAGAGCCTCCTCAATAAATTCTGGCTGGTCAAGCCCAAGGCTGCGAGTCTGCAAAGCTTGCTTGAACACACTCGTGCTGCACCCCAATAA